From a single Marinitoga sp. 38H-ov genomic region:
- a CDS encoding SufD family Fe-S cluster assembly protein, producing MYEKALILRHDDFFATEWNVPEINSEKDYGLNELNKSNELYNNSKLIDFRMNRYEEYNKMGFPKWKRAKLNGFDPIDYVLNANSIKSENLKGLNELDEEGLWILKDMDFDGSNRKFLLMTDVFFNSGFYLKTDEKQEDTYFVESIIDEKNPLYNLGIINLAENSKAVLIRFVKSNGNSSNISSLRAKLRENSELTLININLYNNDIATDNIFFDVGKNAVLNVYDINIGGKVSAPHIITRMASENGKVNIYPYYLSQEEEIIDMFYLIRYYAPNTYGHILGHGVLMDSSRVIFRGNIDIKKGAKEADAGEQDFNLVLSDKARVMAYPSLYVDENEVTAGHAASVGSINEDMLYYMMTRGYSKNQAKREIAFGIFEPAISFVEQYNSKYAGELKNVIEKRFDREFSDSE from the coding sequence ATGTACGAAAAAGCACTTATTTTAAGACATGATGATTTTTTTGCAACAGAATGGAATGTTCCTGAAATTAATTCAGAAAAAGATTATGGATTAAATGAATTAAACAAATCTAATGAATTATATAATAATAGTAAATTAATAGATTTTAGGATGAATAGATATGAAGAATATAATAAAATGGGTTTCCCAAAATGGAAAAGAGCAAAATTAAATGGATTTGATCCTATAGATTATGTATTAAATGCAAATTCCATTAAATCTGAAAATTTAAAAGGTTTAAATGAATTAGATGAAGAAGGATTATGGATTTTAAAAGATATGGATTTTGATGGTTCAAATAGAAAATTTCTTTTAATGACTGATGTGTTTTTTAATTCTGGATTTTATTTAAAAACCGATGAAAAACAAGAAGATACGTATTTTGTTGAATCAATTATTGATGAAAAAAATCCATTATACAATTTAGGGATTATAAACCTAGCTGAAAATAGCAAGGCTGTATTAATTAGATTTGTTAAATCAAATGGTAATAGTTCAAATATATCTTCTCTCAGAGCAAAATTAAGAGAAAATTCCGAATTGACATTAATAAACATAAATTTATATAATAATGATATAGCTACAGATAATATTTTCTTTGATGTTGGTAAAAATGCAGTTTTAAATGTATATGATATAAATATCGGTGGAAAGGTTTCTGCTCCACATATAATAACAAGAATGGCTTCTGAAAATGGTAAAGTAAATATATATCCATATTATTTATCACAAGAAGAAGAAATTATTGATATGTTTTATTTAATAAGATATTATGCTCCAAATACATATGGACATATTTTAGGACATGGTGTGTTAATGGATTCATCAAGAGTTATTTTTAGAGGAAATATTGATATTAAAAAAGGCGCTAAAGAAGCAGATGCTGGAGAACAAGATTTCAATTTAGTATTATCCGATAAAGCTAGGGTTATGGCTTATCCTTCATTATATGTTGATGAAAATGAAGTTACTGCGGGTCATGCTGCTAGTGTTGGAAGTATTAATGAAGATATGTTATACTATATGATGACAAGAGGTTATAGTAAAAACCAAGCAAAAAGAGAAATTGCTTTTGGTATATTTGAACCTGCTATTTCCTTTGTTGAACAATATAACTCTAAATATGCGGGGGAATTAAAAAATGTTATTGAAAAAAGATTTGATAGAGAATTTTCCGATTCTGAATAG
- the sufB gene encoding Fe-S cluster assembly protein SufB, which translates to MKDINEINYEDLMINQSKFDFRNEAKYAYKTPPGLNEKVIREISEAKNEPKWMLEHRLQAFKIFENYHEPHFGVDIRKLDLSKIVAYMKPDAKKSNSWEDVPEEIKDTFEKLGIPEAERKALAGVGAQYDSEVVYQHIQKELNDLGVVFLDMETAVKEYPDLVKEYFMKLVPSHNHRYAALHGALWSGGSFLYVPKGVKVPLPLQAYFRMNNPGMSQLEHTLIIADEGSQVEFIEGCSAPFYNVTNLHAGMVEIYVKKGAKMKYSTIQNWSKNTYNLNTKRAIVDEEGSMEWVSGSLGSFKTMLYPMTILRGKGAKNSSVTLTYAGPNQHLDTGSKVFHLAPYTSSIVNARSISIGGGWAFYRGWVKIGENAKGAKSSVECNALMLDNKSKSDTVPLIEVFTDDADVGHEAKIGRISEEQIYYLMSRGLSELDAKNMIVRGFIEPLVKELPLEYALELNKLINLEVESSIG; encoded by the coding sequence ATGAAAGATATTAATGAAATAAATTATGAAGATTTAATGATTAATCAATCTAAATTTGATTTTAGAAATGAAGCTAAATATGCATATAAGACTCCTCCTGGATTAAATGAAAAGGTTATCAGAGAAATATCAGAAGCTAAAAATGAACCTAAATGGATGTTAGAACATAGATTACAAGCATTTAAGATATTTGAGAATTATCATGAACCACATTTTGGTGTTGATATAAGAAAATTAGATTTAAGTAAAATAGTTGCATATATGAAACCAGATGCAAAAAAATCTAATTCATGGGAAGATGTTCCTGAAGAAATTAAGGACACATTTGAAAAATTAGGTATTCCTGAAGCAGAAAGAAAAGCCTTAGCAGGCGTTGGAGCTCAATATGACTCTGAAGTTGTATATCAACATATACAAAAAGAATTGAATGATTTAGGCGTTGTGTTTTTAGATATGGAAACTGCTGTAAAAGAATATCCTGATCTAGTTAAAGAATATTTTATGAAATTGGTTCCTTCTCATAATCACAGATATGCTGCTTTACATGGAGCATTATGGAGTGGAGGATCATTTTTATACGTACCAAAAGGTGTAAAGGTTCCATTGCCTTTACAAGCATATTTTAGAATGAATAATCCTGGTATGAGTCAGTTAGAACATACTTTAATAATAGCTGATGAAGGTTCACAAGTTGAATTTATAGAAGGTTGTTCTGCGCCATTTTATAATGTGACTAATTTACATGCTGGTATGGTTGAAATATATGTAAAAAAAGGCGCTAAAATGAAATATTCAACAATACAAAATTGGAGTAAAAATACATATAATTTAAATACAAAAAGAGCTATTGTCGATGAAGAAGGTTCTATGGAATGGGTATCTGGTTCTTTAGGTAGTTTTAAAACAATGTTATATCCTATGACAATATTAAGAGGTAAAGGTGCTAAAAATAGTTCTGTTACTTTAACATATGCAGGACCAAATCAACATCTTGACACTGGTTCTAAAGTGTTCCATTTAGCTCCATATACCAGTTCTATTGTAAATGCTAGAAGTATTAGTATTGGTGGCGGATGGGCATTCTATAGAGGTTGGGTAAAAATTGGCGAAAATGCTAAAGGAGCTAAATCCTCTGTTGAATGTAATGCATTAATGTTAGATAATAAGTCAAAGAGTGATACTGTACCATTAATTGAAGTATTTACAGACGATGCTGATGTTGGACACGAAGCCAAAATCGGAAGAATTTCTGAAGAACAAATTTACTATTTAATGTCAAGAGGATTATCTGAATTAGATGCAAAAAATATGATAGTTAGAGGATTTATTGAACCGCTAGTAAAAGAGTTACCTCTTGAATATGCTCTTGAATTGAATAAATTAATTAACTTAGAAGTAGAGTCTTCTATAGGATGA
- the sufC gene encoding Fe-S cluster assembly ATPase SufC, translating into MLLEVKNLRAKVIEDDKEILKGVNLTINPGEVHVLMGPNGSGKSTLSNVIMGSPKFEATDGEVLFEGENILELDTNERAKKGIFLTFQHPQEIDGVKMRQFLINAYRHMHPDEKVSPIELNKRLMKLCEDINLKPEFLDRYVNSGFSGGEKKKSEILQLFFLKPKLVIIDEIDSGLDVDALRDVAEAINKLKTEDMSVLMITHYQRILKYLHPNFVHVYVDGKIVYTGDAHLAEEIEEKGYTVLSEYTDIEEVKEW; encoded by the coding sequence ATGTTGTTAGAAGTGAAAAATTTAAGGGCTAAAGTTATCGAAGACGACAAGGAAATACTAAAAGGAGTTAATTTGACAATAAATCCTGGTGAAGTGCATGTTTTAATGGGACCAAACGGTTCTGGAAAATCAACATTATCAAATGTAATTATGGGTTCTCCAAAGTTTGAAGCAACTGATGGTGAAGTATTATTTGAAGGTGAAAATATTTTAGAATTAGATACAAATGAAAGAGCTAAAAAAGGAATTTTCTTAACTTTCCAACACCCACAAGAAATCGATGGTGTTAAGATGAGACAATTTTTAATTAATGCATATAGACATATGCATCCAGATGAAAAAGTTTCACCAATTGAATTAAATAAAAGATTAATGAAATTATGTGAAGATATAAATCTTAAACCAGAATTTTTAGATAGATATGTAAATTCTGGATTTTCAGGCGGAGAAAAGAAAAAAAGTGAAATTTTACAATTATTCTTCTTAAAACCAAAATTGGTTATTATAGATGAAATAGATTCTGGTCTTGATGTTGACGCATTAAGGGATGTTGCTGAAGCAATTAATAAATTAAAAACTGAGGATATGAGTGTATTAATGATTACTCATTATCAAAGAATATTAAAATACTTACATCCTAACTTCGTTCACGTATATGTAGACGGAAAAATTGTATATACTGGCGACGCTCATCTTGCTGAAGAAATTGAAGAAAAAGGATACACAGTATTAAGTGAGTATACTGACATTGAAGAAGTTAAGGAGTGGTAA
- a CDS encoding aminopeptidase — protein MDLKELKEKLTRKNISVWEKRDRKVIDEYSKEYKNFIDFSKTERRSVEYTVKKLEENGFKPLDYFLNIGKINDGDKVYYVNNHKSLFAIKIKGNLTNGINIVGAHVDAPRLDLKPEPIIEDTGIAMAKTHYYGGVKKYQWLNIPLELHGVIIKSDGTKIDVAIGEDKDDPVFVISDLLPHLDRRKGEVSEVFKGESLNLLLGTISISYEEEIKDSVKLNILNILHEKYGIVEEDFISAELEVVPSLPAREVGLDRSLIAAYGHDDRICSYTALTALIESEPEIRSAAIILTDKEETGSDGNTGAKHHFWIYVVKKLLKLQGCTNVELGIDDVLINSTLLSADVTAAYDPNFKDVHDPANAPKLGYGIAIAKYTGARGKAGTNDANAEVVGKLRKVFNDNGVIWQTGELGKVDQGGGGTIAKFFAEKGLSVVDAGVPLFGMHSPYELASKGDLYETHYAYKMFLNKY, from the coding sequence GTGGATTTAAAGGAATTAAAAGAAAAACTTACAAGAAAAAATATATCAGTTTGGGAAAAACGTGACAGAAAAGTTATTGATGAATACTCTAAAGAGTATAAAAATTTTATTGATTTTTCTAAAACAGAAAGAAGATCTGTTGAGTACACTGTAAAAAAATTAGAGGAAAATGGGTTTAAACCATTGGATTACTTTTTAAATATTGGAAAAATCAATGATGGAGATAAGGTATATTATGTAAATAATCATAAGTCATTATTCGCAATTAAAATAAAAGGTAATTTAACAAATGGTATAAACATAGTTGGGGCACATGTTGATGCACCAAGACTAGATTTAAAACCAGAACCAATAATAGAAGATACCGGTATTGCAATGGCAAAAACACATTATTATGGTGGAGTTAAAAAATATCAATGGTTAAATATCCCTCTTGAATTACATGGAGTAATAATTAAAAGTGATGGAACTAAAATTGATGTTGCTATTGGCGAAGACAAAGATGATCCAGTTTTTGTTATCTCTGACCTATTACCTCATTTAGATAGAAGAAAAGGTGAGGTTAGTGAAGTATTTAAAGGAGAGAGTTTAAACCTATTGTTAGGAACTATTTCTATCTCATATGAAGAAGAAATAAAAGATAGTGTAAAATTAAATATTTTAAATATATTACATGAAAAGTATGGAATTGTAGAAGAAGATTTTATTTCTGCTGAATTAGAGGTTGTTCCTTCATTACCTGCTAGAGAGGTTGGTTTGGATAGATCATTAATAGCAGCTTATGGACACGATGATAGAATTTGTTCATATACAGCTTTAACTGCTTTAATTGAATCAGAACCAGAAATTAGAAGCGCTGCTATTATCTTAACAGATAAAGAAGAAACTGGCAGTGATGGAAATACCGGTGCAAAACATCATTTCTGGATTTATGTAGTTAAAAAATTACTAAAATTGCAAGGTTGCACTAATGTTGAATTGGGTATAGACGATGTACTAATTAATTCAACACTATTATCAGCAGATGTTACTGCTGCATATGATCCTAACTTTAAGGACGTTCACGATCCAGCTAATGCACCAAAATTAGGATATGGTATTGCCATTGCAAAATACACTGGTGCTAGAGGAAAAGCAGGAACAAATGATGCTAATGCTGAAGTTGTTGGAAAATTAAGAAAGGTATTTAACGATAATGGAGTAATTTGGCAAACAGGAGAACTTGGAAAGGTTGATCAAGGAGGTGGAGGAACAATAGCTAAATTCTTTGCAGAAAAAGGTTTAAGTGTTGTAGACGCTGGTGTTCCTCTATTTGGTATGCATTCTCCATACGAATTAGCTTCAAAAGGTGATTTATACGAAACACATTATGCATATAAAATGTTTTTAAATAAATATTAA
- the glpX gene encoding class II fructose-bisphosphatase, whose protein sequence is MADKIDREITLDLVRVTEAAALTSSLYLGMGDKNAVDQAAVDAMRGMLDYIEIKGTVIIGEGEKDEAPMLYIGEKVGTWEEGDEEYDIAVDPIDGTRLVAYGLPNAISVMLLAEKGKLAYLPTFYSYKLAVGPELKGLLDIRSSIRENLRVAAAALKVPISEITVVVLNRDRHNKIIEEIREVGARIKLIGDGDIAAALATAMPDSGVDIYIGIGGSPEAVLAAGALRTLGGELQVQLWPQNEEEKEKLIQEGWDLDKVYFTEDLAGGENVLFSATGVTDGDFLKGVHFYKGKAITESLVMRSKTKTIRRITTYHDLEHKTIRLKSTEGDLKLLSINKTREDYMGGGI, encoded by the coding sequence ATGGCGGATAAAATTGATAGAGAAATTACACTTGATTTAGTTAGAGTTACCGAGGCAGCAGCATTAACAAGCAGTTTATATTTGGGGATGGGAGATAAAAATGCAGTGGATCAAGCAGCTGTAGATGCTATGAGAGGTATGTTGGATTATATTGAAATAAAAGGTACAGTTATAATCGGTGAAGGTGAAAAAGATGAAGCTCCAATGTTATATATAGGTGAAAAAGTTGGAACATGGGAAGAAGGGGATGAAGAATACGATATAGCAGTTGATCCTATAGACGGAACAAGACTTGTTGCATATGGTCTTCCAAATGCAATTAGTGTTATGTTATTGGCTGAAAAAGGAAAATTAGCATATTTACCTACATTTTATTCATATAAGCTTGCTGTTGGTCCGGAATTAAAGGGATTATTAGATATTAGAAGTTCTATAAGAGAAAATTTAAGAGTAGCAGCTGCAGCATTAAAAGTTCCTATTAGCGAAATAACAGTGGTGGTTTTAAATAGAGATAGACATAATAAAATTATAGAGGAGATAAGAGAAGTTGGTGCAAGAATAAAATTAATAGGTGATGGAGATATTGCCGCAGCTTTGGCAACAGCAATGCCAGATAGTGGTGTGGATATATATATCGGTATAGGTGGATCTCCAGAAGCAGTGCTTGCAGCAGGAGCGTTAAGAACATTAGGTGGAGAATTACAAGTGCAATTATGGCCGCAAAATGAAGAAGAAAAAGAAAAATTAATTCAAGAAGGTTGGGATTTGGATAAGGTTTATTTCACTGAAGATTTAGCAGGTGGAGAAAATGTATTATTTTCAGCTACAGGAGTAACAGATGGAGATTTCTTAAAAGGTGTACATTTTTACAAAGGTAAAGCTATTACAGAAAGTCTTGTAATGAGATCAAAAACTAAGACAATTAGAAGAATAACTACATATCATGATTTAGAGCATAAGACGATAAGACTTAAATCTACAGAAGGGGATTTAAAATTATTGAGTATAAATAAAACGCGTGAAGATTATATGGGGGGCGGCATATAA
- a CDS encoding SAM-dependent chlorinase/fluorinase: MIAFFTDWGNDSYYVGVCKAVMKSINKNVEIIDVLHDTKKFDPKVNAHILYRFSRDFPEGTIFLTVIDAGVGSNRKPIILKTKERNFYFVSPDNGLLTLIAENYGVEKVVEITNEKYFFRKNYSTTFHGRDIFSPAAAYLSKGVSMEEFGRELDIINLFRYKKAEIKNNIIEGEIVFFDTFGNIQTNIPAELGDILFKKDDEIEIHYEGKKIKAYYERVFNDVLPGELLIHPESSGYLEIAVNQGNAKEYIGIDSEGVEIVLKKENY; this comes from the coding sequence ATGATAGCTTTTTTTACTGATTGGGGAAATGATAGTTATTATGTTGGAGTTTGTAAAGCGGTAATGAAAAGTATAAATAAGAATGTGGAAATAATAGATGTGTTACATGACACAAAGAAATTTGATCCAAAAGTTAATGCCCATATATTATATAGATTTTCAAGAGATTTTCCTGAAGGAACAATATTTTTAACTGTAATAGATGCTGGAGTTGGAAGCAATAGAAAACCAATAATATTAAAAACTAAAGAAAGAAATTTTTATTTTGTTTCTCCGGATAATGGATTATTAACATTAATTGCTGAAAATTATGGAGTTGAAAAAGTAGTTGAAATAACTAATGAAAAATATTTTTTTAGAAAGAATTACTCTACAACTTTTCATGGTAGAGATATTTTTTCTCCTGCAGCTGCATATTTATCAAAAGGAGTTTCAATGGAAGAATTTGGTAGAGAATTAGATATAATAAATTTATTCAGGTATAAGAAAGCAGAAATAAAAAATAATATAATAGAAGGCGAAATAGTATTTTTTGATACTTTTGGAAATATTCAAACTAATATTCCTGCAGAATTAGGCGATATTTTATTTAAAAAAGATGATGAAATTGAGATACATTATGAAGGGAAAAAGATTAAAGCATATTATGAAAGAGTATTTAATGATGTTTTGCCTGGTGAATTATTAATACATCCTGAAAGTTCTGGATATTTAGAGATTGCTGTTAATCAAGGGAATGCAAAAGAATATATAGGAATAGACAGTGAAGGAGTGGAAATAGTATTAAAAAAAGAAAATTATTAG
- a CDS encoding HAMP domain-containing sensor histidine kinase: MIIDIFVEKRLRRILHKGNAYNRNYNLEYSGLFRELDEMLKTYSILLEKEREGLKEYYDKFNAIFDNIGSGILVFDNNGVLQRSNQEAKEIFSSIHIKYGINISKILMKSGIKIPMQSGIYEVFSKRLRKNLQIIISKHSNFIILAINDITNYTKLKRNLENTRHFARLGEILANAAHGLKTPIARLKMVFQMYEMTFEKEYLDQIKQEIKNIEKLIKETLELFKTNESKKEFNLNILIDEIISQFKITYTNINFIIKNNCYINIIGDEWLFKSAIMNIIQNSVDAMRKEDIKGCIIVNFLEKEKYYKIMLYDNGIGMDNIEKEKYLKPFFTTKENGTGLGTVFLEKLIIMQNAKLKINSIKGKGTIISILLEK, encoded by the coding sequence ATGATTATAGATATATTTGTAGAAAAAAGACTTAGAAGAATTTTACATAAAGGTAATGCATATAATAGAAATTATAATTTAGAGTATTCTGGATTGTTTAGAGAATTAGATGAAATGTTGAAAACATATTCAATTTTGTTGGAAAAGGAAAGAGAAGGTTTAAAAGAATATTATGATAAGTTTAATGCGATTTTTGATAATATAGGTTCTGGTATATTGGTTTTTGATAATAATGGTGTATTACAAAGATCAAATCAAGAAGCAAAAGAGATTTTTTCTAGTATTCATATTAAATATGGAATAAACATTTCAAAGATATTAATGAAAAGCGGTATAAAAATTCCCATGCAATCTGGAATATATGAAGTTTTTTCCAAAAGATTAAGAAAAAACCTTCAAATAATAATTTCAAAACATAGTAATTTTATAATATTGGCCATTAATGATATTACTAACTATACAAAGCTAAAAAGGAATCTTGAAAATACAAGACATTTTGCGCGATTGGGTGAAATATTAGCAAATGCAGCTCATGGTTTAAAAACACCAATTGCAAGATTAAAAATGGTTTTTCAAATGTATGAAATGACTTTTGAAAAGGAATATTTAGATCAAATAAAACAAGAGATAAAAAATATAGAAAAATTAATAAAAGAAACATTGGAACTTTTTAAAACAAATGAGTCAAAAAAAGAATTTAATTTAAATATTTTAATTGATGAAATAATATCCCAATTTAAAATAACATATACAAATATAAATTTTATTATTAAAAATAATTGTTATATAAACATTATTGGCGATGAATGGTTGTTTAAATCAGCAATTATGAATATAATTCAAAATTCTGTAGATGCTATGAGAAAAGAGGATATAAAGGGATGTATAATAGTCAATTTTTTAGAAAAAGAAAAATATTATAAGATAATGTTATATGATAATGGTATTGGAATGGATAATATTGAAAAAGAAAAATATTTAAAACCATTTTTTACAACAAAGGAAAATGGAACAGGATTAGGAACTGTTTTTTTAGAAAAACTAATTATAATGCAGAATGCAAAATTAAAAATTAATTCCATTAAAGGAAAAGGAACAATTATTTCAATATTGCTAGAAAAATGA
- the rimO gene encoding 30S ribosomal protein S12 methylthiotransferase RimO — translation MKEKVHILTLGCPKNEADMDVLKGIFISKGYEITENPEESDIAIVDTCGFIEPAKEESINEIFNFVALRDKNPNMKIIPIGCLVERYYDELKKELTEVDGLIGVVPPAKIVDAIENKNYFFKLEKPYDVYNCDFRVVPNKPYAYIKIADGCNRKCAFCSIPYFKGEPVSREIEDIKKEAEFLIKNGIKEIVLVSQDNTLYGVDLYKKQALPELLKEINAIEGDFWIRVMYLHPDFINDEIIDSINNLDKVVKYFDIPMQHGSDNVLTLMGRVRKTDQLKDIIKKIRKNKDAIIRTTIIVGFPGETDEDFEELLDFVDEIEFDRLGAFTYFDEEGTPSYLLPNKVNDKIKEKRLEELMELQKEISYEKLERFVGKKLKVLVEEYENGVYIGRAYTDAPEIDGNIFFKSNIDLKIGEFVSVKIINSSEYDLEGVVE, via the coding sequence ATGAAAGAAAAAGTACATATTTTAACATTAGGCTGCCCTAAAAATGAGGCAGATATGGATGTTTTAAAAGGGATTTTTATTAGTAAAGGATATGAAATAACAGAAAATCCAGAAGAATCAGATATAGCAATTGTTGATACATGTGGGTTTATAGAACCTGCAAAAGAAGAGTCTATAAACGAGATATTTAATTTTGTAGCATTAAGGGATAAAAATCCAAATATGAAGATAATACCAATCGGTTGTTTGGTGGAAAGATATTATGATGAATTAAAAAAGGAATTAACAGAAGTTGATGGATTAATAGGAGTAGTACCACCTGCAAAAATTGTAGATGCTATAGAAAATAAAAATTATTTTTTTAAATTAGAGAAACCATATGATGTATATAATTGTGATTTTAGGGTTGTGCCAAATAAACCATATGCATATATAAAAATTGCAGATGGTTGTAATAGAAAATGTGCATTTTGTTCTATCCCATATTTTAAAGGAGAGCCTGTTAGCAGAGAAATTGAAGATATAAAAAAGGAAGCGGAATTTTTAATTAAAAATGGAATAAAAGAAATAGTATTAGTTTCTCAAGATAATACATTATACGGGGTTGATTTATATAAAAAACAAGCATTACCTGAATTGCTTAAAGAAATAAATGCAATAGAAGGAGATTTTTGGATTAGAGTAATGTATTTACATCCTGATTTCATTAATGATGAAATAATAGATTCTATTAATAATTTAGATAAGGTAGTTAAATATTTTGATATTCCAATGCAACATGGTTCAGATAATGTATTGACTTTAATGGGAAGAGTTAGAAAAACTGATCAATTAAAAGACATAATTAAGAAAATTAGAAAAAATAAAGATGCAATAATTAGAACAACAATCATTGTAGGATTTCCTGGTGAAACAGATGAGGATTTTGAAGAATTATTAGATTTTGTAGATGAGATAGAGTTTGATAGATTAGGGGCATTTACTTATTTTGATGAAGAAGGAACTCCATCATATTTATTACCTAATAAAGTTAATGATAAAATTAAGGAAAAAAGACTTGAAGAATTAATGGAATTACAAAAAGAAATATCATATGAAAAGTTAGAAAGGTTTGTTGGGAAAAAATTAAAGGTTTTAGTAGAAGAATATGAAAATGGAGTATATATAGGAAGAGCATATACAGATGCTCCGGAAATTGATGGAAATATATTTTTCAAATCTAATATAGATTTGAAAATAGGTGAATTTGTAAGTGTAAAAATAATAAATTCATCAGAATATGATTTGGAAGGTGTAGTTGAATGA
- the pgsA gene encoding CDP-diacylglycerol--glycerol-3-phosphate 3-phosphatidyltransferase, whose product MSIWTIPNILTFTRILATIPMFVITYNENYYLAAFFAYIIVSLTDLLDGYIARKYNLVSDFGKFMDQIADKILINALFLVFLEIHKLPGWFVAIIIIRDIFISGLRMFLANKNVVVAADRWGKLKTFSQTILIASLYLTPTFDFLNSLNFILILLTTFFSVFSGYNYLSKNMDYFKGE is encoded by the coding sequence ATGAGTATATGGACTATTCCTAATATTTTAACTTTTACTAGAATATTGGCAACAATACCCATGTTTGTTATAACATATAATGAAAATTATTATTTAGCAGCATTTTTTGCATATATTATAGTGTCATTAACAGACTTATTAGATGGATATATAGCTAGAAAATATAATTTAGTCAGCGATTTTGGTAAATTTATGGATCAAATTGCTGATAAAATTTTAATCAATGCATTGTTTTTGGTATTTTTAGAGATTCATAAATTGCCAGGGTGGTTTGTTGCAATTATAATAATTAGAGACATTTTTATTAGTGGATTAAGAATGTTTTTAGCTAATAAAAATGTTGTTGTAGCTGCTGATAGATGGGGGAAATTAAAGACTTTTTCTCAAACTATTTTAATAGCATCATTATATTTAACACCAACTTTTGATTTTTTAAATAGTCTAAATTTCATACTTATTCTTTTAACTACATTTTTTTCTGTTTTTTCTGGATATAACTATCTATCTAAGAATATGGATTATTTTAAGGGGGAGTAA
- the thpR gene encoding RNA 2',3'-cyclic phosphodiesterase gives MNNKNKHLRTFIALDVNESVQRILSDTIIKLERMGFKGNWTKPENLHLTLHFLGDTPVTKITEIAKRMEERIVGFPTFAFSVDKIGYFKNNNIPRVVWIGVEGGNTLKQLHNEIIKSLKLSNIQVADEDFTPHLTVGRIKKVPDFWEKLLKVLDVEKVIVPVNAVHIYSSTLTRTGPIYKKLYSIDFEGGMIING, from the coding sequence ATGAATAATAAAAATAAACACTTACGAACGTTTATAGCTTTAGATGTAAATGAAAGTGTTCAGAGAATTTTAAGTGATACAATAATAAAACTAGAAAGAATGGGCTTTAAAGGTAATTGGACAAAGCCCGAAAACCTTCATTTAACATTACATTTTTTGGGGGATACACCTGTTACTAAAATAACAGAAATAGCTAAAAGAATGGAAGAAAGAATAGTAGGGTTTCCTACATTTGCATTTAGTGTGGATAAAATAGGCTATTTTAAAAATAATAATATTCCGAGAGTTGTTTGGATAGGGGTTGAAGGTGGAAATACTTTAAAGCAGCTACATAATGAAATTATTAAATCACTTAAATTATCGAATATACAAGTTGCAGATGAAGATTTTACTCCGCATTTAACTGTTGGTAGAATTAAAAAAGTACCTGATTTTTGGGAAAAATTATTAAAAGTATTAGATGTAGAAAAGGTTATAGTTCCTGTAAATGCTGTTCATATATATTCATCCACTTTAACAAGAACGGGACCTATATATAAAAAGCTGTATTCTATAGACTTTGAGGGAGGAATGATTATTAATGGCTAA